The proteins below are encoded in one region of Belonocnema kinseyi isolate 2016_QV_RU_SX_M_011 chromosome 1, B_treatae_v1, whole genome shotgun sequence:
- the LOC117169723 gene encoding histone H2B, with protein sequence MAPKTSGKAVKKAGKAQKNVTKTDKKKKRKRKESYAIYIYKVLKQVHPDTGVSSKAMSIMNSFVNDLFERIAAESSRLAHYNKRSTITSREIQTAVRLILPGELAKHAVSEGTKAVTKYTSSK encoded by the coding sequence ATGGCCCCTAAAACGAGTGGTAAAGCAGTCAAGAAAGCTGGCAAAGCCCAGAAAAACGTTACTAAGACCGACAAGAAGAAGAAGCGTAAGAGGAAGGAAAGCTACGCTATCTACATCTACAAAGTCTTGAAACAGGTCCACCCTGATACTGGAGTCTCCAGCAAGGCAATGAGCATCATGAATAGCTTCGTCAACGACCTTTTCGAACGTATTGCCGCTGAATCTTCACGCTTGGCTCATTACAACAAGAGATCCACCATCACATCTCGGGAGATCCAGACTGCTGTGAGACTTATTCTTCCTGGTGAACTTGCCAAGCACGCCGTGTCGGAAGGTACCAAGGCTGTCACCAAGTACACTAGCTCTAAATAG
- the LOC117179448 gene encoding uncharacterized protein LOC117179448, with amino-acid sequence MGRGVAYLLLIALRPPAHSDETVPTARRRFAGPTANSGRDLESILGSIYGDFDLSDIGDSKLESIKGELASKDPIESDIEINQAYKDILGEDPSVPKCLDLSIHQVILPRLKFWLKKKRPPLESVR; translated from the exons ATGGGACGAGGAGTAGCATACCTACTGCTTATTGCCCTCCGGCCTCCTGCACACTCCGACGAAACAGTACCTACTGCCCGCAGGAGGTTTGCAGGACCTACTGCAAACTCCGGCCG CGATCTAGAATCGATCCTCGGAAGTATTTACGGAGATTTTGATCTTTCGGACATCGGTGATTCCAAATTAG aATCGATTAAGGGGGAACTTGCATCAAAAGACCCAATCGAAAGTGACATTGAGATCAATCAAGCGTATAAGGACATCCTCGGCGAGGATCCTTCCGTACCGAAATGTCTGGATTTGTCTATCCATCAGGTAATCTTACCGAGGcttaagttttggttaaaaaaaaaaaggccTCCCTTGGAAAGTGTCAGATGA
- the LOC117179455 gene encoding histone H2B-like has protein sequence MAPKASSKAVKKSGKAQKNVAKTHKKKKRKRKESYAIYIYKVLKQIHPDTGVSSKAMSIMNSFVNDLFERIAGHTGEAAILKFYQPLNDFRSLDY, from the exons ATGGCCCCTAAAGCTAGTAGTAAAGCCGTAAAAAAATCTGGCAAAGCCCAGAAGAACGTCGCTAAAACTCACAAGAAGAAGAAGCGTAAGAGGAAGGAAAGTTATGCTATCTACATATACAAAGTCTTGAAACAGATCCACCCTGATACAGGAGTCTCCAGCAAGGCAATGAGCATCATGAATAGCTTCGTCAACGACCTCTTTGAACGTATTGCC GGTCATACTGGAGAAGctgctattttaaaattttaccaaccgtTAAACGACTTTAGATCATTAGACTATTGA
- the LOC117172658 gene encoding histone H4, with translation MTGRGKGGKGLGKGGAKRHRKVLRDNIQGITKPAIRRLARRGGVKRISGLIYEETRGVLKVFLENVIRDAVTYTEHAKRKTVTAMDVVYALKRQGRTLYGFGG, from the coding sequence atgactgGCCGTGGTAAAGGAGGAAAAGGTTTGGGTAAGGGAGGAGCAAAGCGCCACCGTAAAGTTTTGCGTGACAACATCCAGGGAATCACGAAGCCCGCGATCCGTCGTCTGGCTCGTCGTGGGGGAGTCAAGCGTATCTCTGGCTTGATTTATGAGGAAACCCGAGGTGTTTTGAAGGTGTTCCTTGAAAATGTCATTCGTGATGCAGTTACCTATACTGAGCACGCCAAGAGGAAGACTGTCACTGCTATGGACGTTGTCTATGCTTTGAAACGTCAAGGACGTACTCTATATGGTTTTGGAGGTTAA